The following proteins are co-located in the Psilocybe cubensis strain MGC-MH-2018 chromosome 5, whole genome shotgun sequence genome:
- a CDS encoding Indoleamine 2,3-dioxygenase has protein sequence MSQLGAAHFLSLPRPDIFIGPPVGVPDTTTLAAHDFDVDTRTGFMPPQMPLRRLSADWEQWELTLEDAISSRLQLGDRSFIEEVDKEKSRSWRDRVRELPILSIEGLKSSETTLRRAHLVLAWIMHFYVHSLPVSEPVRIPPSITLPLLQVSAQLQLPPVLTYSDDVLYNWFLESSQVDELPTETTIKCQTSFTSTNDEAEFYLTSARMELAGVDALELMRSTMDEAFVGDDIAIRRITDYLCQLVDVIHRLRAMLLDVKKGCDPQVFYHDVRPWFRGEDSQSGRKWVFEGIEQDPTLAEPTELSGPSAGQSSLIHALDIFLGVDQYSHERSLTGHTVDEAQATTAAQKSAFLERMQLYMPRHHRTFLNHLSNNPRPLRALVFDAATSPESSKGGTSVLEAYNAAVMALKEFRDAHMIIVALYIIAPARLYEAEVKSRSSVTQPPTRPGSESEYVTEKHSDNEPLKGTGGTDLVRFLKGVRDQTKGALMTL, from the exons ATGTCTCAGCTAGGAGCTGCTCATTTTCTGTCACTCCCTCGTCCTGATATCTTCATTGGGCCCCCAGTAGGCGTTCCAGATACCACTACTCTTGCTGCACATGATTTCGATGTGGACACTCGGACCGGGTTTATGCCACCTCAAATGCCTCTGAGACGTCTTTCCGCTGACTGGGAACAATGGGAATTAACGTTAGAGGATGCCATATCAAGCCGATTGCAATTGGGTGATAGGTCATTTATCGAGGAAGTTGATaaagaaaaatcaagatCGTGGAGAGATCGTGTCCGAGAG CTACCAATTCTTTCAATAGAAGGATTAAAATCTTCAGAAACTACACTCCGAAGAGCACATCTGGTGTTAGCGTGGATAATGCATTTCTACGTCCATTCACTTCCTGTGTCGGAGCCTGTGCGGATACCCCCGTCGATTACACTTCCTCTACTCCAAGTTTCGGCTCAGCTTCAACTCCCTCCTGTTTTGACATACTCCGACGATGTCCTTTATAATTGGTTTCTCGAATCCTCTCAAGTCGATGAACTTCCTACTGAAACAACAATTAAATGTCAAACTTCGTTTACTTCCACTAACGATGAAGCCGAATTCTACCTGACATCCGCGCGTATGGAACTTGCCGGAGTGGATGCCCTCGAACTGATGCGGTCAACAATGGACGAAGCCTTCGTAGGCGACGATATCGCTATCCGACGAATAACTGATTACCTTTGCCAACTGGTGGACGTTATCCATCGTCTGCGGGCCATGCTGCTCGATGTAAAAAAGGGCTGCGATCCACAGGTCTTCTACCATGACGTGCGACCATGGTTTCGCGGGGAGGATTCCCAAAGTGGACGAAAATGGGTTTTTGAAGGGATTGAACAGGATCCCACTCTCGCAGAGCCTACAGAGCTTTCGGGTCCTAGTGCAGGCCAGAGTTCTTTGATTCACGCTCTTGACATCTTCCTCGGCGTGGATCAGTATTCGCACGAACGAAGCCTTACTGGACACACTGTCGACGAAGCTCAGGCTACCACGGCGGCGCAGAAATCGGCCTTTTTGGAGCGTATGCAACTGTACATGCCCCGCCACCACCGTACTTTCCTGAACCACCTTTCAAACAATCCTCGACCATTACGCGCTCTTGTATTCGACGCTGCTACCTCTCCTGAATCTTCCAAAGGAGGTACCTCTGTCCTTGAGGCTTACAACGCGGCCGTTATGGCACTAAAGGAGTTCCGCGATGCACACATGATAATTGTGGCTCTATATATCATCGCACCGGCTCGTCTTTATGAAGCAGAAGTTAAATCACGCTCCTCTGTTACACAACCTCCCACTCGACCCGGCTCGGAATCCGAGTACGTTACTGAAAAGCATTCAGATAACGAGCCTTTGAAGGGTACAGGTGGTACCGACCTTGTACGTTTCTTAAAAGGAGTACGCGATCAGACGAAGGGTGCGTTAATGACCCTTTGA
- a CDS encoding 40S ribosomal protein S10-B produces MIIPKENRRIIYENLFKEGVLVAKKDFNAPKHEELDVPNLQVIKALQSLTSKGYVKTQFSWQWYYYVLTPEGVEFLREWLHLPAEIVPATHKKAVRPPRPATVRPGAGGEGAYRAPRGDRDGYRSKKEEGAPGEFRPSFAGGVGRGGPRE; encoded by the exons ATGATCATTCCCAAAGAGAATAGGCGAATCATCTACGAGAACCTCTTCAAGG AGGGTGTTCTCGTCGCCAAAAAAGATTTCAACGCCCCCAAGCACGAGGAGCTCGATGTTCCCAACCTTCAGGTCATCAAGGCTCTCCAGAGCTTGACCTCCAAGGGCTATGTCAAGACTCAGTTCTCTTGGCAATGGTACTACTACGTCCTCACCCCCGAGGGCGTTGAATTCCTCCGCGAGTG GCTCCACCTCCCCGCCGAAATTGTTCCTGCCACACACAAAAAGGCCGTCCGCCCCCCTCGCCCTGCCACCGTCCGCcctggtgctggtggagAGGGTGCCTACCGTGCCCCCCGTGGAGACCGTGATGGATACCGAAgcaagaaggaggagggtgcCCCTGGCGAGTTCAGGCCTTCGTTTGCCGGTGGTGTTGGACGTGGTGGCCCCAGGGAGTAA
- a CDS encoding Chitin deacetylase yields MGHIYTYGCIYDSAMVKRVQYAYDNGFQVASHTWAHKDLTTLNHDQRLRSALLRKDVNSEMSRTEEAIRKITGATPAYTRPPYGNVNDDVYTTAGARGQTLVTWDFDSGDSTGSTVEQQKQAYEKLVKKRPKSVLSLEHEVYETTAHQVLPYVISKMQAAGYRLVTLSECLGTSPYLKVEAAEKRDVS; encoded by the exons ATGGGCCATATATATACCT ACGGATGCATATACGACTCCGCGATGGTCAAACGTGTGCAGTATGCATACGATAATGGGTTCCAGGTCGCATCGCATACTTGGGCGCACAAAGATCTTACGACGCTGAACCACGACCAAA GGCTTCGTAGCGCTCTACTTCGTAAAGATG TTAACTCGGAGATGTCGCGCACTGAAG AGGCAATCCGAAAGATCACAGGCGCAACGCCTGCGTACACCCGTCCGC CGTACGGGAACGTGAACGATGATGTATATACCACTGCCGGCGCGCGGGGGCAGACGCTGGTGACGTGGGACTTTGA TTCTGGAGATTCTACTGGGTCGACGGTTGAACAGCAGAAGCAGGCGTATGAGAAGCTCGTAAAGAAGCGCCCTAAGAGTGTGTTGTCATTGGAGCATGAAGTCTATG AAACGACAGC GCATCAAGTTCTGCCTTACGTCATATCTAAGATGCAAGCGGCGGGGTATAGGCTCGTCACTCTGTCGGAATGCCTTGGGACGTCGCCGTATTTAAAGGTCGAAGCTGCTGAAAAGCGCGATGTGAGCTAG
- a CDS encoding Type 1 phosphatases regulator YPI1: MQTAARFRPSTSAPGDGSRTQTITRDPTREEDDYEGERDEDKEEGGSGSNVVGSLRLRGGPKKKSRQRVAWGEEVIDNEGCGKKKSKICCIYHKPRRFDESSDESDSSDSDSDHDHSSHNHNHHHNHNHEHQPNGGSSTNGQQSHSSVVHELEHPEYEPNAYEKQPKSNGKRREVTFKPMPYE, from the exons ATGCAAACAGCTGCCAGATTCCGTCCATCGACTTCCGCTCCTGGAGATGGTTCACGTACCCAAACGATTACCCGCGATCCTACACGAGAAGAGGATGACTACGAGGGAGAACGGGAcgaagacaaggaagaaggTGGAAGTGGTAGCAATGTGGTGGGCTCTTTGAGGCTTAGGGGTGGacccaagaagaagagccgACAGCGGGTTGCCTGGGGAGAGGAGGTTATAGACAACGAAGGCTgcggaaaaaagaaatcaaaaa TTTGTTGTATCTACCACAAACCACGCCGATTTGACGAGTCGTCGGACGAATCTGATTcatctgattctgattctgaccATGACCACTCTTCtcataatcataatcatcaccacaaccacaatcATGAACATCAACCGAACGGGGGTTCCAGTACGAATGGCCAGCAGTCCCATTCCTCAGTGGTGCACGAGCTGGAGCATCCTGAATATGAACCCAATGCGTATGAGAAGCAGCCCAAGAGCAATGGGAAGCGTAGAGAAG TAACTTTCAAGCCTATGCCTTACGAGTAG
- a CDS encoding Cytochrome c: MPFSAGDASKGASLFKTRCAQCHTVGAGEPNKVGPNLHGIFGRKSGQVEGFSYTAANVNKGVTWDEETLFEYLENPKKYIPGTKMAFAGLKKDKDRNDLITWLKENTA; encoded by the exons ATGCCTTTCTCTGCTG GTGACGCTTCCAAGGGTGCTTCCCTCTTCAAGACCCGCTGCGCTCAGTGCCACACCGTCGGCGCTGGTGAGCCCAACAAAGTCGGCCCCAACCTTCACGG CATCTTTGGTCGCAAATCCGGCCAGGTCGAAGGCTTCTCCTACACCGCTGCTAACGTGAACAAGGGTGTTACATGGGACGAGGAGACCCTCTTCGAGTACCTCGAGAACCCCAAAAAG TACATTCCTGGTACCAAGATGGCCTTTGCTGGCTTgaagaaggacaaggacaggAACGACCTCATCACCTGGCTCAAGGAGAAC ACCGCCTAA